A region from the Bacillota bacterium genome encodes:
- a CDS encoding NifU family protein, which translates to MREKVEAVLNKIRPYLQRDGGDVELVDVDDQGVVKVRLKGACGGUAMAIVTLKQGIERSLKQELPEVTQVVAVR; encoded by the coding sequence ATGCGGGAAAAGGTAGAGGCCGTCCTCAACAAGATCCGCCCTTACCTCCAGCGCGATGGCGGGGATGTCGAGCTTGTGGACGTGGACGACCAGGGCGTGGTCAAAGTGCGCTTAAAAGGCGCGTGCGGGGGCTGAGCGATGGCGATTGTCACCCTGAAACAGGGAATTGAGCGGTCGCTCAAGCAGGAGCTCCCGGAAGTGACCCAAGTGGTTGCGGTGCGTTAA
- the galU gene encoding UTP--glucose-1-phosphate uridylyltransferase GalU encodes MSKRRVKKAIIPAAGWGTRFLPATKAQPKEMLPVVDKPAIQYIVEEAVASGIEDIIIVTGKNKRAIEDHFDRAVELETVLKEKGEDELLRLIEDISSLVDIHYVRQKEARGLGHAVYCARKFVGEEPFAVLLGDDLIVGEVPCLRQLLDVYEEYHCSVLAVQKVGPPEVKRYGIIKPAAHPSSQLIRVEDLVEKPAPEEAPSQYAVIGRYVITPEIFEILGAISPGAGGEIQLTDALRELVKIQPIYAYLFHGVRYDVGDKLGFLQATVKLALARPELASSFRRFLVEVVNDASREVMEEVASSKI; translated from the coding sequence TTGAGCAAAAGAAGGGTGAAGAAGGCCATTATACCTGCTGCGGGTTGGGGGACCCGTTTTCTTCCCGCAACCAAGGCCCAGCCGAAAGAGATGCTTCCTGTTGTGGACAAGCCGGCCATCCAGTATATTGTGGAGGAGGCGGTGGCATCAGGGATTGAAGACATCATTATCGTGACGGGAAAAAACAAGCGCGCCATTGAAGATCACTTCGACCGCGCCGTGGAACTGGAAACAGTCCTCAAAGAAAAAGGAGAAGATGAGTTGCTCCGGTTGATTGAGGATATCTCTAGCCTTGTAGACATTCACTATGTCCGGCAAAAAGAGGCGCGGGGCCTGGGTCACGCGGTCTACTGCGCCCGGAAGTTTGTTGGAGAGGAGCCCTTTGCGGTCTTACTGGGGGATGACTTAATAGTAGGGGAAGTTCCTTGTCTCCGCCAGTTGCTTGATGTTTATGAAGAATATCACTGTTCAGTCCTGGCTGTCCAAAAGGTGGGGCCTCCTGAAGTAAAAAGGTACGGGATCATCAAGCCGGCAGCTCATCCTTCCTCTCAACTCATCAGAGTGGAAGATCTCGTAGAAAAACCGGCTCCCGAGGAAGCCCCGTCGCAGTATGCGGTGATCGGTCGTTACGTGATTACACCGGAAATTTTTGAGATCCTCGGTGCGATTTCCCCGGGAGCAGGCGGAGAAATCCAGTTAACAGATGCACTCAGGGAGCTGGTCAAGATCCAGCCGATTTATGCTTACCTCTTCCATGGGGTAAGATATGATGTAGGAGATAAACTCGGTTTTTTGCAGGCGACGGTGAAGCTGGCTTTAGCGCGTCCGGAACTGGCTTCAAGTTTCCGCCGCTTTCTAGTCGAGGTAGTAAATGATGCCTCCCGGGAAGTTATGGAGGAAGTAGCGAGTTCCAAAATATAA
- a CDS encoding glycosyltransferase produces the protein MGRTFRLEDYYVFLEPGTRAALQNCRERLQGASIQHVNSTAIGGGVAELLSSLAPLMRAAGLACAWSVMQAEEEFFRATKTFHNALHGQKLDFTPALVHAYQKGIQANLELVDPDVDFVVIHDLQPLGLVARRAESRARWIWYCHVDPTQADRRVWRFLREYVDQFDLAIFHLPEYLRPDLHVTQHTMAPGIDPLSQKNQELTPIEQEEILTRLGVDVDRPVVLQVSRFDRLKDPLGVIDAFRAARYGIPAQLVLAGGSAADDPEAAQVLAEVQEAAGGDPDIKVFSLNPDSDLEINALQRTAAVVVQKSLREGFGLTVTEALWKARPVVGSAVGGIRHQIKHGRTGLLVHSIAETATAIRGLLRDPVLGRRLGEAGKEHVRKKFLLPVYLLNWLKLLRALKEKEGNSSHRIGKQRMGKLKEWKA, from the coding sequence ATGGGGCGGACCTTTCGTTTGGAGGATTACTACGTTTTTCTGGAACCGGGTACAAGGGCGGCTTTGCAAAATTGCAGGGAGCGGCTCCAGGGAGCCTCGATCCAGCACGTTAATTCTACAGCAATCGGAGGGGGAGTTGCCGAACTTTTAAGCAGCCTGGCTCCCCTCATGAGGGCCGCAGGACTTGCCTGCGCCTGGTCGGTGATGCAGGCAGAGGAAGAATTCTTCCGCGCCACAAAAACCTTTCACAACGCTTTGCACGGGCAAAAGCTGGACTTCACCCCGGCCCTGGTGCACGCCTATCAAAAAGGGATCCAGGCGAACCTGGAGCTTGTAGATCCGGATGTCGATTTTGTCGTCATTCACGATCTCCAGCCTTTGGGTCTGGTGGCGCGGCGGGCGGAATCCCGTGCCCGGTGGATCTGGTACTGCCACGTCGATCCGACGCAGGCGGACCGGCGGGTCTGGCGGTTTCTCCGGGAGTATGTTGACCAGTTCGATCTCGCGATCTTTCACCTCCCGGAATACCTGCGCCCCGATCTCCACGTCACCCAGCATACGATGGCGCCGGGGATCGATCCCTTGAGTCAAAAAAACCAGGAGTTAACACCTATCGAGCAGGAGGAAATTTTGACGCGGCTGGGGGTGGACGTGGACCGCCCGGTGGTCCTGCAGGTTTCGCGTTTTGACCGTTTGAAGGACCCCCTTGGGGTTATTGACGCTTTCCGGGCTGCCCGTTATGGCATTCCGGCCCAGCTCGTGCTGGCCGGGGGGAGCGCGGCCGATGACCCCGAGGCTGCGCAGGTCCTGGCTGAGGTTCAGGAGGCGGCAGGTGGCGACCCCGATATCAAGGTATTCTCCTTAAATCCGGACAGTGATTTAGAAATTAACGCCCTGCAGCGCACCGCGGCTGTTGTTGTGCAGAAATCGCTGAGGGAGGGGTTTGGCCTTACCGTGACGGAAGCGCTCTGGAAGGCACGGCCTGTTGTCGGGAGTGCGGTGGGAGGAATCCGGCACCAGATTAAACACGGTCGTACCGGGCTTTTAGTCCACAGCATTGCCGAGACGGCTACAGCGATCCGGGGACTCCTGCGCGACCCGGTTTTGGGACGGCGGCTGGGAGAGGCCGGTAAGGAGCATGTGAGAAAGAAATTTCTCTTACCGGTTTATCTTTTAAACTGGTTGAAGCTCCTCCGGGCTTTAAAAGAAAAAGAAGGGAATTCATCGCATAGAATAGGAAAGCAGAGAATGGGAAAATTGAAGGAGTGGAAAGCTTGA
- the otsB gene encoding trehalose-phosphatase encodes MSNSPQIRAELRKLIRKEGRLFLLLDYDGTLVPFAATPEQARPPGHLLEMLAGLCLCPGLRVAVVSGRGIDDLKRLLPVRGLYLAGVHGLVIRYPTGEEVWRGEEGGEARAWVKKLTRKLEPLLEGKKGFLLENKDIALALHYRLAFPHEGVEVLRRICREVRPLLQEAGFVLRSGKKVLEFCPALANKGEGVKFLLSGWRGAFPVYLGDDDTDEDAFRAVAEIGLGVLISRHPRESAARYRLDDPGDVALFLADIFQDRHQIALKRFNNREFSRPAGV; translated from the coding sequence ATGTCTAACTCTCCTCAGATCCGCGCCGAGCTTCGAAAATTGATCCGGAAAGAGGGGCGCCTCTTCCTTTTATTAGATTATGATGGTACCCTTGTTCCCTTCGCTGCGACCCCGGAGCAGGCCCGCCCGCCCGGTCATTTGCTCGAGATGCTCGCCGGGCTTTGCCTTTGCCCCGGCCTGCGGGTTGCTGTTGTCAGCGGGCGGGGGATTGATGACTTAAAAAGGCTCTTGCCCGTCCGCGGGCTTTACCTGGCAGGGGTACACGGGCTGGTGATCAGGTACCCTACCGGAGAGGAGGTCTGGAGAGGTGAAGAAGGGGGGGAGGCGAGAGCCTGGGTAAAAAAATTAACCAGGAAGCTGGAACCACTTCTGGAAGGGAAAAAGGGTTTTCTTCTCGAAAATAAAGATATCGCCTTGGCCCTGCATTACCGCCTGGCTTTTCCTCATGAAGGGGTTGAGGTGCTCCGCCGGATTTGCAGGGAAGTCCGGCCCTTGCTTCAGGAGGCAGGTTTTGTTTTGAGAAGCGGAAAGAAAGTGCTGGAATTTTGCCCCGCCCTGGCTAACAAAGGAGAGGGAGTAAAATTTCTGCTTTCCGGTTGGCGCGGGGCTTTTCCTGTCTACCTGGGAGATGACGATACCGATGAGGACGCCTTTCGTGCTGTCGCGGAAATCGGATTGGGCGTTCTGATCTCCCGGCACCCCAGGGAAAGCGCGGCGCGGTACCGGCTGGATGACCCCGGCGATGTTGCACTTTTTCTTGCGGATATTTTTCAGGACCGGCACCAGATTGCATTAAAACGGTTTAACAACAGGGAATTTTCCCGGCCTGCTGGCGTATAA